A genomic stretch from Larimichthys crocea isolate SSNF chromosome XXII, L_crocea_2.0, whole genome shotgun sequence includes:
- the LOC104924584 gene encoding serine/arginine repetitive matrix protein 1, which produces MVRPHFGPPRLKPRPYGDGHGIGPHEGNYNPNSKNRRDVQGDCPGKAPFHWRDSRGRGRPPIVRRVPLMGEQREPRFNHRRSPNHDNFQSYPPKMESHHSQRRSSPSRPNRPPHVQHQSSSRSPAQGSQNHRGPPFHGHPSGHRSPSPRQFHNHPADRRPGSAPPYRGSFRGHKRQPGFQHQEQRSREPRGNFSPRERPYEHSGHGMKCWNEAGSFSHPQNGEHGPSGGPREMHGRGSMPERWSSEQDSRRQRGPGERQASRSHSRERAQDVLHLPSFRSPSWKGGPSPSSSYHRSPQERQVAGPHKRRISEISMPSSDHSLELGNPKHPRRGRPQLLSIPRPFGGKPMSFRDKPYQARSGQVQAESLMRLRIPPSVKPRPRLGDPASRGNISSVLAIRKKRFQSNSSPLKKLESRSSEQSPSREESSTSKSSRDSDTSKEQVESRRSLNTHRSSPIEKRDLVVLSHWPPGPSTSSKDDSSPKAYSPKPKTEHCSDDDTAANSRLSRMNDSRSSPEDRKRDYLDKRMFRPFNNMMQDNHRPWRPFRRPGPGPRPGPGPGPGPMQRPRFTGGPRNMAPDLSGNVRRPLMESLVPRPFPKRPVFRKTHSIMSKYRTMRVMRQRPPYNRGPNQPR; this is translated from the exons ATGGTCCGGCCACATTTTGGACCACCACGTCTGAAGCCAAG ACCTTATGGAGATGGTCATGGTATTGGTCCACATGAAGGCAATTACAACCCAAACTCAAAGAATCGTAGAGATGTACAGGGCGACTGCCCAGGAAAGGCCCCTTTTCACTGGAGAGACTCCAGAGGTAGAGGACGACCCCCTATTGTCAGAAGAGTCCCCCTAatgggagagcagagagagccacGTTTCAATCATAGGAGGTCCCCGAATCATGATAACTTTCAATCATATCCTCCCAAAATGGAATCACACCACAGCCAGAGGAGGTCTTCACCATCTAGACCAAACCGCCCCCCCCATGTCCAACATCAGTCATCTTCTCGCAGTCCTGCGCAAGGATCCCAGAATCATAGAGGTCCACCTTTCCATGGCCACCCTTCAGGTCACAGATCACCCTCCCCAAGACAGTTTCACAACCACCCAGCTGACAGGAGGCCAGGCTCAGCACCACCCTATCGGGGGTCTTTCAGGGGCCATAAAAGGCAGCCAGGTTTTCAGCATCAGGAGCAACGGAGTCGTGAACCTCGAGGGAATTTCAGCCCCAGAGAAAGGCCCTATGAGCACTCGGGTCATGGCATGAAATGCTGGAATGAGGCTGGATCGTTCTCTCATCCACAAAATGGAGAACACGGACCCTCTGGGGGCCCCAGAGAGATGCATGGGAGAGGCTCGATGCCAGAGAG GTGGTCATCTGAGCAAGACTCCAGGCGGCAGCGTGGCCCAGGAGAGAGGCAGGCCAGCAGATCCCACAGTAGAGAGAGGGCACAAGATGTCCTTCACCTGCCCTCTTTCAGATCCCCCTCATGGAAGGGAGGTCCATCACCTTCATCCTCCTACCACAGGAGCCCACAGGAGAGGCAAGTGGCAGGACCCCACAAGAGGAGGATATCCGAGATCAGCATGCCCTCCTCAGACCATTCACTGGAGCTTGGCAATCCAAAACACCCCAGGAGAGGGAGACCCCAGCTGCTCAGTATTCCCAGGCCATTTGGTGGTAAACCTATGTCTTTTAGGGATAAACCTTACCAGGCGAGGAGTGGACAAGTCCAAGCGGAGTCTCTCATGAGACTGAGAATACCCCCATCTGTAAAACCCAGGCCTCGCCTGGGCGACCCTGCATCACGGGGAAATATCAGCTCTGTTCTCGCTATCAGGAAGAAACGCTTCCAGTCAAATTCATCTCCCCTGAAAAAGCTGGAATCAAGGAGTTCAGAACAGTCACCCTCAAGAGAAGAAAGCAGTACCAGCAAGTCTTCAAGAGACTCTGATACAAGCAAAGAACAGGTGGAGTCTCGCCGGTCCTTAAACACTCACAG ATCTTCTCCCATAGAGAAACGTGACCTGGTAGTCTTGTCCCACTGGCCACCTGGGCCGAGCACCTCCTCAAAGGACGACTCGTCTCCGAAAGCTTATAGTCCAAAACCAAAGACCG aacaCTGTTCAGATGATGATactgcagcaaacagcagactgTCAAGGATGAATGACTCCAGATCATCACCCGAAGACCGAAAACGGGACTATTTGGATAAGAGGATGTTCAG gcCATTTAATAATATGATGCAGGACAACCACAGGCCTTGGAGGCCATTCagaagaccaggaccaggacccagacctggacctggacccgGACCCGGACCTATGCAG AGACCAAGGTTCACTGGTGGTCCGAGGAATATGGCCCCTGATCTGTCTGGAAATGTTAGAAGACCGCTCATG GAGAGCTTAGTGCCACGTCCCTTTCCAAAGAGACCGGTGTTCAGAAAAACTCATAGCATCATGTCCAAATACCGCACCATGAGAGTGATGCGCCAGCGTCCCCCGTACAACCGAGGACCCAACCAGCCACGCTAG